From the genome of Podospora pseudoanserina strain CBS 124.78 chromosome 7 map unlocalized CBS124.78p_7.2, whole genome shotgun sequence, one region includes:
- a CDS encoding uncharacterized protein (EggNog:ENOG503NY2T; COG:O), protein MERPSTPISNLKRWDGDTKGCTAWDSLRRDPELWSRDGSCLVYLYEQGISRRGPSFKVNLDVLFAAKCHPLVARYALRDTPDWTSSDAEEALVNELMGDAISSDRVELYIPNPISVGRPDVRNHQISIRNLFAWVFRRPVVGEHLGSALISLLNSLREYRCPDEDNMDSILGYIDELGYLDMSNRPFHALALVHFAEHFRLKDLYTDALCHCVGMSDHLSDIPEFQIISSQTRKLIRQTKAEMSTYLGRAGQQLRDFLESDFRESQTKLTPGEHSHLDRFRMFLAAYFTKRLGRYPPASIEPPYLVFERDVYATMHQDLDALYQHLADTTLCTTSMPTLAHLKTGGTILQIVHGFDERNKFTPLDHPLPLVPEVIPKPATRKLSWLSRNDKVKPRQTLVDHASLIKATNKQSSLMANPLVVAYRKLEEDAVFFPSKADKNEKLTQADTRKARWVLIYCISQILRSCSYSPPICRNMEGVRYNIAIDTSTIIHPWGDEPEPPSSPAPACPMLKRSNTLANRPSSPILGRPALSEAKLSVPPSCDSLLTVSPPSYTPVTVRPSIGSLSARKSHYFRASSSFAKATPLRAFSTSSQQFHYPHIPIRVGSTRRGRFRRPSCHTFGSVDRFSVEDLKPLPLSLTARGPQASGICSSSTDGLAWASNDASSRRSSNSNRSSSGNSGEDSIGDTSSKVSDASTEVTTPDNIKSTEVSVTSAPDVLSGLAGLRPPPPPPQSALPPLPLSWPPHEGQLHGDGNRSKVSSMGETNGYEQQRDETINDLEVSMQKMASSDSVCTLSSSVCSDDAQSQHSLNQLPLPQLPPLPKKSSRRKLGGLHPRPLRIRKVAATVGLGGSSQQQ, encoded by the exons ATGGAACgtccatcaaccccaataTCAAACCTCAAGAGGTGGGATGGCGATACCAAGGGGTGTACGGCTTGGGATAGCCTGAGAAGG GACCCGGAGCTATGGTCTAGGGACGGGAGCTGCCTCGTCTACTTGTACGAGCAAGGTATCTCACGGCGGGGTCCCTCGTTCAAGGTCAATCTTGATGTGCTCTTTGCGGCCAAATGCCACCCCTTGGTGGCGAGATATGCTTTGCGAGATACTCCTGATTGGACATCGTCAGACGCCGAAGAAGCTCTGGTGAACGAGCTCATGGGTGACGCCATTTCAAGTGATAGGGTCGAACTCTACATCCCAAATCCTATATCTGTCGGCAGGCCAGATGTTCGGAACCATCAGATTTCTATTCGCAACCTCTTTGCCTGGGTGTTTCGTCGGCCTGTTGTGGGTGAGCACCTCGGGTCGGCACTCATCAGTCTGCTGAATAGCTTGAGAGAGTATCGTTGCCCTGATGAAGATAACATGGACAGCATCCTGGGCTACATAGATGAGCTGGGCTATCTGGACATGTCAAACCGACCCTTTCACGCCCTCGCTTTGGTACACTTTGCTGAGCACTTTCGACTAAAAGATCTATACACTGATGCTCTATGTCATTGTGTGGGTATGTCTGACCATCTCAGTGACATTCCTGAATTTCAA ATTATCAGCTCTCAAACGCGGAAACTGATACGACAAACCAAGGCTGAAATGAGCACATACTTGGGCAGAGCAGGTCAACAGCTCCGAGACTTTCTAGAAAGCGACTTCCGAGAAAGCCAGACGAAACTCACCCCAGGAGAGCATTCGCACTTGGATCGGTTTCGAATGTTTCTTGCGGCGTACTTTACAAAACGGCTAGGAAGATACCCACCGGCATCGATTGAGCCACCATATCTTGTATTTGAGCGGGATGTCTATGCCACAATGCATCAGGACCTGGACGCCCTGTACCAGCACCTTGCGGACACTACTCTCTGCACCACTAGCATGCCGACCTTGGCTCACCTCAAGACCGGCGGCACAATTCTACAGATTGTTCATGGATTTGACGAGCGGAATAAGTTCACGCCGCTGGACCATCCTCTACCTTTGGTGCCGGAGGTGATTCCGAAGCCGGCGACCCGCAAGTTATCATGGCTCAGCAGGAATGACAAGGTGAAACCTAGACAAACATTGGTTGATCATGCGTCTTTGATCAAGGCCACCAACAAGCAGAGTTCACTGATGGCAAATCCACTTGTCGTCGCTTATCGGAAGCTCGAAGAAGATGCAGTCTTCTTTCCTTCCAAAGCAGACAAGAACGAAAAGCTGACACAAGCTGACACACGCAAGGCCCGTTGGGTTCTGATTTATTGCATCAGCCAAATACTGCGAAGTTGTTCATACTCCCCACCGATATGCCGGAACATGGAGGGCGTTCGGTACAACATCGCCATTgacaccagcaccatcatACATCCATGGGGAGACGAGCCAgagcccccttcttctccggctCCAGCGTGTCCAATGCTGAAGCGATCAAACACTCTTGCCAACAGGCCATCATCCCCAATTTTGGGAAGGCCCGCTTTATCCGAAGCCAAACTTTCTGTTCCACCATCCTGCGACAGCCTCTTGACCGTGTCACCACCCAGTTACACCCCGGTGACCGTCCGGCCATCTATCGGGTCTCTCTCGGCTCGAAAATCACATTACTTCCGCGCGTCATCCTCATTTGCCAAGGCAACCCCTCTGCGTGCCTTCTCGACCTCCAGCCAGCAATTCCATTATCCCCATATTCCCATCCGAGTCGGCAGCACCCGTCGTGGCAGATTCCGCCGCCCTTCCTGTCACACTTTTGGCTCTGTCGACAGGTTTTCAGTCGAAGATCTCAAACCTCTGCCCCTCAGCCTGACAGCCCGCGGGCCACAGGCGAGCGGTATttgctcctcatcaacagaTGGCTTGGCTTGGGCCAGTAACGATgcaagcagcagaagaagcagcaacagcaacaggagcagcagcggcaacagTGGAGAAGACAGCATCGGGGACACCAGCAGCAAAGTCTCAGACGCGTCCACCGAGGTTACCACACCGGACAACATTAAATCCACTGAAGTTTCCGTCACGTCAGCTCCCGATGTTCTCTCCGGCCTCGCCGGGTTAcgtccccctccaccaccgccgcagTCAGCCTTGCCACCTTTACCCCTTTCGTGGCCGCCTCACGAGGGGCAGCTTCACGGCGATGGTAATCGAAGCAAGGTATCGTCTATGGGTGAGACAAACGGATATGAACAGCAGCGAGACGAGACGATCAATGATTTAGAGGTGAGCATGCAAAAGATGGCGTCGAGCGATTCCGTGTGCACGCTGTCCAGCAGCGTGTGCTCGGATGATGCGCAGTCACAGCATAGTTTGAATCAATTGCCACTGCCGCAGCTGCCTCCGTTACCTAAGaagagcagcaggaggaagcTGGGGGGATTGCATCCTAGACCTCTGAGGATCAGGAAGGTGGCGGCTACGGTTGGATTGGGTGGAAGttcccagcagcagtaa